In bacterium, one genomic interval encodes:
- a CDS encoding rubredoxin: MEKYECTVCGYVYNPRRGDPAGDIEPGTSFDDLPDDWICPECGADLDAFEILD; this comes from the coding sequence TTGGAGAAGTACGAATGCACTGTTTGTGGTTACGTGTACAACCCCCGGCGCGGTGATCCGGCGGGTGACATCGAGCCCGGAACAAGCTTCGACGACCTTCCCGACGACTGGATCTGCCCGGAGTGCGGTGCCGACCTGGATGCCTTCGAGATTCTCGATTGA
- a CDS encoding rubredoxin, protein MDKYECTICGYIYDPKKGDAGGGVKPGTAFADLPDDWVCPECGAEKDAFERI, encoded by the coding sequence ATGGACAAGTACGAGTGCACCATCTGCGGCTACATCTACGATCCGAAGAAGGGCGACGCGGGCGGCGGCGTCAAGCCCGGCACCGCTTTCGCCGACCTGCCCGACGATTGGGTCTGCCCGGAGTGCGGGGCGGAAAAAGACGCCTTCGAGCGGATTTAA
- a CDS encoding indolepyruvate oxidoreductase subunit beta, translating into MKCEPFAASPSHLRSASLQPAIFILDFRFIVGVGGQGIGAASRVITSAAKAAGVSVRSVETHGLAQRGGVVVSTVRIGGTPDSSPLIAPGEADVLFALEPVEAWRSSRYLLRGGGVLLNTSKIDPLWVRLEREPYPPVEEIIAAFKGFAGRVIALDATAFAVERGSWISSNAVLLGALAASGALPFDGRFIEEGIGAQSKPSHLERNLACFRRGLEEKPR; encoded by the coding sequence TTGAAGTGTGAACCGTTCGCCGCCTCCCCGTCTCATTTGCGTTCCGCGAGTTTACAGCCCGCGATTTTTATCCTAGACTTCCGCTTCATCGTCGGGGTCGGGGGCCAGGGTATCGGCGCCGCCTCCCGGGTGATAACCTCCGCGGCTAAGGCCGCCGGGGTCTCGGTGAGGAGCGTGGAGACCCACGGGCTGGCCCAGCGCGGCGGGGTGGTCGTCTCCACCGTGCGCATCGGCGGGACGCCCGATTCCAGCCCCCTCATCGCCCCGGGCGAGGCCGACGTCCTCTTCGCCCTGGAGCCGGTGGAGGCTTGGCGTTCGAGCCGTTACCTGCTCCGGGGCGGCGGCGTGCTCCTCAACACCTCGAAGATAGACCCGCTGTGGGTGCGGCTGGAGAGGGAGCCCTACCCGCCGGTGGAGGAGATTATCGCCGCGTTCAAGGGGTTCGCCGGGCGGGTCATCGCCCTGGACGCCACCGCCTTCGCCGTGGAGCGGGGGAGCTGGATTTCGTCCAACGCCGTTCTCTTGGGGGCGCTGGCGGCGTCGGGCGCCCTGCCATTCGACGGGCGGTTCATCGAGGAGGGGATAGGGGCCCAAAGCAAGCCCTCGCACCTCGAGCGCAACCTGGCCTGTTTCCGGCGCGGCTTGGAAGAAAAACCGCGCTGA